A genomic region of Syntrophorhabdaceae bacterium contains the following coding sequences:
- a CDS encoding LuxR C-terminal-related transcriptional regulator — MKKKIPVATKESQKHLLEQISELRAQLEEAKQTLKAIRNGRVDAVVVDDGGRPHVYTLESPDLPYRSIVETMAAGALTLNESYIILYCNSFFSNMVGIPMEQLIGSSFLDLVPAGYRSIFTGFIERSHTVKSLQELPLKTASGRELYIHLAGGCELRDPHNSCIVVTDISARKSAEDGLDIKSRNLEEVNTALRVLLKQREGDKGELEENILSNVKELVLPHLERLKKGRLDTAQLSTIEIIEGNLAVITSPIVRKMHTFDLTPREIEVVSYLKTGKTTKQIAELLGTSVRSVEFHRYNIRKKLGLDQKKANLRSHLLSL, encoded by the coding sequence ATGAAAAAAAAGATTCCCGTCGCCACAAAAGAGAGCCAAAAGCATCTCCTAGAGCAAATTAGCGAGCTACGGGCACAGCTCGAGGAGGCGAAACAGACGCTTAAGGCCATAAGAAATGGCCGTGTCGACGCAGTGGTTGTTGACGATGGGGGCAGGCCTCACGTGTATACCTTGGAAAGCCCCGATCTTCCCTACCGAAGCATCGTTGAAACAATGGCCGCAGGCGCCCTAACCTTGAACGAAAGCTATATAATTTTGTACTGTAACAGTTTCTTTTCCAATATGGTCGGTATTCCTATGGAGCAGCTCATCGGTTCCTCTTTCCTGGATCTTGTGCCGGCTGGATACCGGAGCATCTTCACCGGATTCATCGAGCGAAGCCATACGGTGAAATCTTTGCAAGAACTGCCTCTAAAGACCGCGTCCGGCAGGGAACTCTATATCCATCTTGCGGGCGGCTGCGAGCTTCGCGACCCACACAATAGCTGCATAGTGGTAACGGATATTTCTGCACGAAAATCGGCGGAGGATGGTCTGGATATCAAGTCGCGCAATCTCGAGGAGGTAAACACAGCCCTCCGGGTCCTTCTGAAGCAGAGAGAGGGAGATAAGGGCGAGCTTGAAGAAAACATTCTTTCCAACGTAAAGGAACTCGTTCTCCCGCACCTCGAAAGATTAAAGAAGGGCCGACTGGATACAGCACAGTTAAGCACTATCGAAATCATCGAAGGCAATCTGGCGGTGATAACTTCACCCATAGTTCGCAAAATGCATACCTTTGATCTCACTCCCAGGGAGATTGAGGTCGTCTCTTATCTAAAAACCGGCAAGACCACAAAACAAATCGCCGAATTGCTTGGTACATCCGTGAGATCGGTGGAGTTCCACCGCTACAATATCAGAAAAAAGCTTGGATTAGATCAGAAGAAGGCCAATCTACGATCCCACCTGCTCTCGCTATAG
- a CDS encoding PocR ligand-binding domain-containing protein, translated as MVRKLLHFADFAKLPMIAELLNKATGIPLSIVDPNGTIFARAGRLRICNQFCRLNPGERQFCAGGDPGIAAKVLASRTYTVDKCGSGLMNGSMPITLSSEYAGNFVAGPVLFKSPDTSLFKQQALRFGFDESRYLDQVSKVPVVAKTKLHAVLHGFSVLADTVSEASGALPKQREGTDSKFKENIASNVKNLILPYVERLKKSKLSVGQRNIMEILESNLRGITSPIVGKMQTLGLTAREIAVASLSGEGKTTRQIAGLMGVSAKAIEFHRYNIRKKLGINHKKINLSTYLLSIMQE; from the coding sequence ATGGTACGCAAGCTCCTCCATTTTGCCGACTTTGCCAAGCTCCCGATGATTGCAGAACTTTTAAACAAGGCAACCGGTATTCCGCTCTCTATCGTCGATCCCAACGGCACGATTTTCGCGAGGGCTGGCCGGCTGCGTATCTGCAACCAATTCTGCAGGCTAAATCCAGGAGAAAGACAGTTCTGCGCAGGGGGCGATCCGGGCATCGCAGCCAAGGTTCTGGCGAGCCGAACGTATACAGTGGACAAATGTGGCAGCGGGCTGATGAATGGATCGATGCCTATAACACTCTCCAGCGAGTACGCGGGTAACTTCGTTGCCGGGCCCGTCCTTTTCAAGTCGCCCGATACGTCGCTCTTCAAGCAACAAGCTCTAAGGTTCGGATTCGATGAGAGCCGCTATCTTGACCAGGTGTCCAAGGTTCCTGTCGTGGCCAAAACAAAACTGCACGCCGTACTCCATGGTTTCTCTGTTCTCGCGGACACAGTGTCCGAGGCATCAGGAGCACTCCCGAAACAAAGAGAGGGGACCGACAGTAAGTTTAAGGAGAATATCGCATCAAATGTAAAAAACCTCATCCTTCCCTATGTGGAGAGGCTAAAGAAGAGCAAGCTGTCCGTTGGGCAGAGAAATATAATGGAAATTCTCGAGTCCAATCTAAGGGGGATAACTTCACCAATTGTCGGGAAAATGCAAACGCTTGGCCTCACGGCCAGGGAAATCGCGGTCGCATCCCTTTCAGGCGAGGGCAAAACAACGAGACAGATTGCTGGGCTAATGGGTGTATCCGCGAAAGCGATAGAATTTCACCGGTATAATATCCGCAAGAAGTTGGGGATAAACCATAAGAAAATCAATCTGAGCACCTACCTGCTGTCGATCATGCAAGAATAG
- a CDS encoding ATPase domain-containing protein has product MSPKTSAQARFDLKKCPTGIQGLDEITLGGIPKGRPTLITGAAGSGKTLIALEFLVKGATVYNEPGVFMAFEETSEELATNVSSLGFDLNGLAKQKKLAIDYVYIERSEIEETGEYDLQGLFVRLESAIDSVKAKRVVLDTLEVLFASLPNEGILRAELRRLFRWL; this is encoded by the coding sequence ATGTCACCCAAAACATCAGCACAAGCTCGCTTCGACCTAAAGAAATGCCCCACGGGGATTCAGGGCTTGGACGAGATTACCTTAGGCGGTATCCCGAAGGGGCGTCCGACTCTTATCACGGGGGCCGCAGGCTCAGGCAAGACACTCATCGCCCTTGAGTTTCTTGTCAAGGGCGCAACCGTTTATAACGAACCTGGCGTCTTCATGGCCTTCGAAGAGACCTCAGAGGAACTTGCGACGAATGTCTCTTCTTTGGGTTTTGACCTCAACGGCCTCGCGAAGCAGAAGAAACTCGCCATCGATTACGTCTACATAGAACGCTCAGAGATCGAAGAAACCGGAGAATACGACCTGCAGGGCCTCTTCGTCCGGCTCGAAAGTGCCATCGATTCCGTGAAGGCAAAACGCGTGGTCCTCGATACCCTCGAGGTCCTCTTCGCCTCCCTTCCCAACGAGGGCATTTTACGGGCGGAGTTGCGCCGCCTTTTCAGATGGCTT
- a CDS encoding circadian clock KaiB family protein, with product MNKKPRSKVGRARETSEQAAKKPVQAKYVLRLYIAGVSLRSSHALENIKKICEEHLKGRYELEVVDIYQHPDLVKGEQVVAVPTLIKELPPPLRKFIGDLTDTEKLLVGLELETKPTKSSRRP from the coding sequence ATGAATAAGAAGCCGCGGAGCAAGGTTGGACGCGCTCGGGAAACTTCCGAACAGGCAGCGAAGAAACCGGTGCAGGCGAAATATGTGCTTCGTCTCTATATCGCGGGTGTATCGTTGAGATCGAGCCATGCACTCGAAAATATCAAAAAAATATGCGAGGAACACCTTAAGGGCCGCTATGAGCTTGAGGTTGTCGATATCTATCAGCACCCTGATCTGGTAAAAGGAGAACAGGTAGTGGCAGTTCCCACTCTCATTAAAGAACTTCCCCCCCCGTTAAGAAAATTTATTGGTGATCTGACCGACACCGAAAAACTTTTGGTGGGACTCGAGTTAGAAACTAAACCAACTAAATCAAGCAGGAGGCCCTAA